One Vespa crabro chromosome 9, iyVesCrab1.2, whole genome shotgun sequence genomic region harbors:
- the LOC124426690 gene encoding potassium voltage-gated channel protein Shaw isoform X2 — protein sequence MNLINMDAENRVVLNVGGIRHETYKATLKKIPATRLSRLTEALANYDPILNEYFFDRHPGVFAQVLNYYRTGKLHYPTDVCGPLFEEELDFWGLDSNQVEPCCWMTYTQETLTVLDRLDLDTEKPTDEELARKFGFEEAYYEGTLTWWQKLKPQMWSLFDEPYSSPAAKVISIVSVFFICVSILSFCLKTHPDMRVPVIVNRPVKAGNMTSWVLDKTRTNAHDVFFYIECVCNAWFTLEFLIRITASPNRCVFIKSSVNLIDMVATLSFYLDLALQRFASHLENADFLEFLSIIRIMRLFKLTRHSSGLKILIQTFRASAKELTLLVFFLVLGIVIFASLVYYAERTQSNPENDFKSIPLGLWWALVTMTTVGYGDMVPKTYVGMFVGALCALAGVLTIALPVPVIVSNFAMYYSHTQARAKLPKKRRRVLPVEQPRVRAPGAPPGVGPTGIGATGVGGTVGGPPGIGGHGPVSQHTTTGGGPPSSGVTHGQQPAGGCPPPHQGPQNRRMNAIKTNHPKDPFATKSEEDRRNSNLRTNGTKTTGGLG from the exons ATGAATCTGATAAACATGGACGCGGAGAACCGCGTGGTTCTTAACGTGGGTGGGATACGGCATGAAACATATAAGGCAACCTTGAAGAAGATCCCGGCGACGAGGCTCTCGAGATTGACTGAAGCCCTCGCGAACTACGATCCGATCCTCAACGAATACTTCTTCGATAGGCATCCAGGAGTCTTCGCTCAGGTTCTCAACTATTATCGCACTGGAAAGCTCCATTATCCCACGGACGTCTGCGGGCCACTTTTCGAAGAAGAACTCGACTTTTGGGGTCTCGACTCCAATCAAGTCGAACCTTGTTGTTGGATGACATATACCCAG GAAACGCTGACGGTCCTGGACAGGTTGGATTTGGACACGGAGAAGCCGACGGATGAAGAACTGGCCAGAAAGTTTGGCTTCGAGGAAGCCTATTACGAGGGCACTCTCACCTGGTGGCAAAAACTCAAGCCTCAAATGTGGTCACTCTTCGACGAACCGTACTCCTCTCCTGCCGCCAAG GTAATCAGCATAGTTTCGGTCTTCTTCATCTGCGTCTCCATACTATCATTCTGCCTGAAGACTCATCCTGACATGCGAGTGCCAGTGATAGTGAATCGGCCGGTGAAAGCGGGCAACATGACGTCTTGGGTGCTCGACAAAACGCGCACGAACGCCCACGACGTCTTCTTCTACATCGAGTGTGTCTGCAACGCTTGGTTTACCCTGGAGTTCCTTATACGGATAACAGCAAGTCCAAATCGTTGCGTCTTTATAAAAAGTTCGGTCAATTTGATCGACATGGTGGCAACATTGAGTTTCTACCTTGACTTGGCATTGCAACGATTCGCATCCCATCTGGAAAACGCGGACTTTCTTGAATTCTTGAGCATCATACGTATAATGAGGCTGTTTAAGCTCACCCGTCATTCATCCGGCCTGAAGATTTTGATCCAAACGTTCCGTGCCTCGGCAAAGGAACTGACCCTGCTGGTATTCTTTCTTGTCCTCGGCATCGTGATATTTGCAAGTCTGGTGTACTACGCCGAGAGGACCCAATCAAATCCAGAGAATGACTTTAAGAGCATACCTCTCGGCTTATGGTGGGCTCTTGTGACGATGACCACGGTTGGTTACGGGGACATGGTACCGAAGACATATGTGGGAATGTTCGTAGGCGCGCTATGTGCCCTGGCCGGTGTCCTCACGATCGCCCTGCCGGTGCCCGTGATCGTCAGCAACTTTGCGATGTATTACAGTCACACGCAGGCGCGAGCCAAGCTACCAAAGAAGAGACGTCGTGTCTTACCCGTCGAACAACCAAGGGTCAGGGCGCCAGGCGCGCCTCCCGGTGTTGGACCAACTGGCATTGGTGCTACTGGTGTTGGTGGAACCGTTGGTGGACCTCCTGGAATTGGAGGACATGGACCGGTCAGCCAACACACCACGACCGGTGGGGGCCCTCCGTCCTCTGGCGTTACGCATGGACAGCAACCAGCTGGTGGTTGCCCTCCTCCTCATCAGGGGCCTCAGAACCGTAGGATGAACGCCATCAAGACCAATCATCCCAAGGATCCCTTCGCTACCAAATCAG AGGAAGACCGGAGGAACTCTAACCTGCGGACCAACGGGACCAAGACTACTGGAGGCTTGGGTTAA
- the LOC124426690 gene encoding potassium voltage-gated channel protein Shaw isoform X1, translating to MNLINMDAENRVVLNVGGIRHETYKATLKKIPATRLSRLTEALANYDPILNEYFFDRHPGVFAQVLNYYRTGKLHYPTDVCGPLFEEELDFWGLDSNQVEPCCWMTYTQHRDTQETLTVLDRLDLDTEKPTDEELARKFGFEEAYYEGTLTWWQKLKPQMWSLFDEPYSSPAAKVISIVSVFFICVSILSFCLKTHPDMRVPVIVNRPVKAGNMTSWVLDKTRTNAHDVFFYIECVCNAWFTLEFLIRITASPNRCVFIKSSVNLIDMVATLSFYLDLALQRFASHLENADFLEFLSIIRIMRLFKLTRHSSGLKILIQTFRASAKELTLLVFFLVLGIVIFASLVYYAERTQSNPENDFKSIPLGLWWALVTMTTVGYGDMVPKTYVGMFVGALCALAGVLTIALPVPVIVSNFAMYYSHTQARAKLPKKRRRVLPVEQPRVRAPGAPPGVGPTGIGATGVGGTVGGPPGIGGHGPVSQHTTTGGGPPSSGVTHGQQPAGGCPPPHQGPQNRRMNAIKTNHPKDPFATKSEEDRRNSNLRTNGTKTTGGLG from the exons ATGAATCTGATAAACATGGACGCGGAGAACCGCGTGGTTCTTAACGTGGGTGGGATACGGCATGAAACATATAAGGCAACCTTGAAGAAGATCCCGGCGACGAGGCTCTCGAGATTGACTGAAGCCCTCGCGAACTACGATCCGATCCTCAACGAATACTTCTTCGATAGGCATCCAGGAGTCTTCGCTCAGGTTCTCAACTATTATCGCACTGGAAAGCTCCATTATCCCACGGACGTCTGCGGGCCACTTTTCGAAGAAGAACTCGACTTTTGGGGTCTCGACTCCAATCAAGTCGAACCTTGTTGTTGGATGACATATACCCAG CATCGGGACACGCAGGAAACGCTGACGGTCCTGGACAGGTTGGATTTGGACACGGAGAAGCCGACGGATGAAGAACTGGCCAGAAAGTTTGGCTTCGAGGAAGCCTATTACGAGGGCACTCTCACCTGGTGGCAAAAACTCAAGCCTCAAATGTGGTCACTCTTCGACGAACCGTACTCCTCTCCTGCCGCCAAG GTAATCAGCATAGTTTCGGTCTTCTTCATCTGCGTCTCCATACTATCATTCTGCCTGAAGACTCATCCTGACATGCGAGTGCCAGTGATAGTGAATCGGCCGGTGAAAGCGGGCAACATGACGTCTTGGGTGCTCGACAAAACGCGCACGAACGCCCACGACGTCTTCTTCTACATCGAGTGTGTCTGCAACGCTTGGTTTACCCTGGAGTTCCTTATACGGATAACAGCAAGTCCAAATCGTTGCGTCTTTATAAAAAGTTCGGTCAATTTGATCGACATGGTGGCAACATTGAGTTTCTACCTTGACTTGGCATTGCAACGATTCGCATCCCATCTGGAAAACGCGGACTTTCTTGAATTCTTGAGCATCATACGTATAATGAGGCTGTTTAAGCTCACCCGTCATTCATCCGGCCTGAAGATTTTGATCCAAACGTTCCGTGCCTCGGCAAAGGAACTGACCCTGCTGGTATTCTTTCTTGTCCTCGGCATCGTGATATTTGCAAGTCTGGTGTACTACGCCGAGAGGACCCAATCAAATCCAGAGAATGACTTTAAGAGCATACCTCTCGGCTTATGGTGGGCTCTTGTGACGATGACCACGGTTGGTTACGGGGACATGGTACCGAAGACATATGTGGGAATGTTCGTAGGCGCGCTATGTGCCCTGGCCGGTGTCCTCACGATCGCCCTGCCGGTGCCCGTGATCGTCAGCAACTTTGCGATGTATTACAGTCACACGCAGGCGCGAGCCAAGCTACCAAAGAAGAGACGTCGTGTCTTACCCGTCGAACAACCAAGGGTCAGGGCGCCAGGCGCGCCTCCCGGTGTTGGACCAACTGGCATTGGTGCTACTGGTGTTGGTGGAACCGTTGGTGGACCTCCTGGAATTGGAGGACATGGACCGGTCAGCCAACACACCACGACCGGTGGGGGCCCTCCGTCCTCTGGCGTTACGCATGGACAGCAACCAGCTGGTGGTTGCCCTCCTCCTCATCAGGGGCCTCAGAACCGTAGGATGAACGCCATCAAGACCAATCATCCCAAGGATCCCTTCGCTACCAAATCAG AGGAAGACCGGAGGAACTCTAACCTGCGGACCAACGGGACCAAGACTACTGGAGGCTTGGGTTAA
- the LOC124426690 gene encoding potassium voltage-gated channel protein Shaw isoform X3: MNLINMDAENRVVLNVGGIRHETYKATLKKIPATRLSRLTEALANYDPILNEYFFDRHPGVFAQVLNYYRTGKLHYPTDVCGPLFEEELDFWGLDSNQVEPCCWMTYTQHRDTQETLTVLDRLDLDTEKPTDEELARKFGFEEAYYEGTLTWWQKLKPQMWSLFDEPYSSPAAKVISIVSVFFICVSILSFCLKTHPDMRVPVIVNRPVKAGNMTSWVLDKTRTNAHDVFFYIECVCNAWFTLEFLIRITASPNRCVFIKSSVNLIDMVATLSFYLDLALQRFASHLENADFLEFLSIIRIMRLFKLTRHSSGLKILIQTFRASAKELTLLVFFLVLGIVIFASLVYYAERTQSNPENDFKSIPLGLWWALVTMTTVGYGDMVPKTYVGMFVGALCALAGVLTIALPVPVIVSNFAMYYSHTQARAKLPKKRRRVLPVEQPRVRAPGAPPGVGPTGIGATGVGGTVGGPPGIGGHGPVSQHTTTGGGPPSSGVTHGQQPAGGCPPPHQGPQNRRMNAIKTNHPKDPFATKSVGSRGRPEEL, from the exons ATGAATCTGATAAACATGGACGCGGAGAACCGCGTGGTTCTTAACGTGGGTGGGATACGGCATGAAACATATAAGGCAACCTTGAAGAAGATCCCGGCGACGAGGCTCTCGAGATTGACTGAAGCCCTCGCGAACTACGATCCGATCCTCAACGAATACTTCTTCGATAGGCATCCAGGAGTCTTCGCTCAGGTTCTCAACTATTATCGCACTGGAAAGCTCCATTATCCCACGGACGTCTGCGGGCCACTTTTCGAAGAAGAACTCGACTTTTGGGGTCTCGACTCCAATCAAGTCGAACCTTGTTGTTGGATGACATATACCCAG CATCGGGACACGCAGGAAACGCTGACGGTCCTGGACAGGTTGGATTTGGACACGGAGAAGCCGACGGATGAAGAACTGGCCAGAAAGTTTGGCTTCGAGGAAGCCTATTACGAGGGCACTCTCACCTGGTGGCAAAAACTCAAGCCTCAAATGTGGTCACTCTTCGACGAACCGTACTCCTCTCCTGCCGCCAAG GTAATCAGCATAGTTTCGGTCTTCTTCATCTGCGTCTCCATACTATCATTCTGCCTGAAGACTCATCCTGACATGCGAGTGCCAGTGATAGTGAATCGGCCGGTGAAAGCGGGCAACATGACGTCTTGGGTGCTCGACAAAACGCGCACGAACGCCCACGACGTCTTCTTCTACATCGAGTGTGTCTGCAACGCTTGGTTTACCCTGGAGTTCCTTATACGGATAACAGCAAGTCCAAATCGTTGCGTCTTTATAAAAAGTTCGGTCAATTTGATCGACATGGTGGCAACATTGAGTTTCTACCTTGACTTGGCATTGCAACGATTCGCATCCCATCTGGAAAACGCGGACTTTCTTGAATTCTTGAGCATCATACGTATAATGAGGCTGTTTAAGCTCACCCGTCATTCATCCGGCCTGAAGATTTTGATCCAAACGTTCCGTGCCTCGGCAAAGGAACTGACCCTGCTGGTATTCTTTCTTGTCCTCGGCATCGTGATATTTGCAAGTCTGGTGTACTACGCCGAGAGGACCCAATCAAATCCAGAGAATGACTTTAAGAGCATACCTCTCGGCTTATGGTGGGCTCTTGTGACGATGACCACGGTTGGTTACGGGGACATGGTACCGAAGACATATGTGGGAATGTTCGTAGGCGCGCTATGTGCCCTGGCCGGTGTCCTCACGATCGCCCTGCCGGTGCCCGTGATCGTCAGCAACTTTGCGATGTATTACAGTCACACGCAGGCGCGAGCCAAGCTACCAAAGAAGAGACGTCGTGTCTTACCCGTCGAACAACCAAGGGTCAGGGCGCCAGGCGCGCCTCCCGGTGTTGGACCAACTGGCATTGGTGCTACTGGTGTTGGTGGAACCGTTGGTGGACCTCCTGGAATTGGAGGACATGGACCGGTCAGCCAACACACCACGACCGGTGGGGGCCCTCCGTCCTCTGGCGTTACGCATGGACAGCAACCAGCTGGTGGTTGCCCTCCTCCTCATCAGGGGCCTCAGAACCGTAGGATGAACGCCATCAAGACCAATCATCCCAAGGATCCCTTCGCTACCAAATCAG TGGGTTCCAGAGGAAGACCGGAGGAACTCTAA
- the LOC124426690 gene encoding potassium voltage-gated channel protein Shaw isoform X4, whose amino-acid sequence MNLINMDAENRVVLNVGGIRHETYKATLKKIPATRLSRLTEALANYDPILNEYFFDRHPGVFAQVLNYYRTGKLHYPTDVCGPLFEEELDFWGLDSNQVEPCCWMTYTQHRDTQETLTVLDRLDLDTEKPTDEELARKFGFEEAYYEGTLTWWQKLKPQMWSLFDEPYSSPAAKVISIVSVFFICVSILSFCLKTHPDMRVPVIVNRPVKAGNMTSWVLDKTRTNAHDVFFYIECVCNAWFTLEFLIRITASPNRCVFIKSSVNLIDMVATLSFYLDLALQRFASHLENADFLEFLSIIRIMRLFKLTRHSSGLKILIQTFRASAKELTLLVFFLVLGIVIFASLVYYAERTQSNPENDFKSIPLGLWWALVTMTTVGYGDMVPKTYVGMFVGALCALAGVLTIALPVPVIVSNFAMYYSHTQARAKLPKKRRRVLPVEQPRVRAPGAPPGVGPTGIGATGVGGTVGGPPGIGGHGPVSQHTTTGGGPPSSGVTHGQQPAGGCPPPHQGPQNRRMNAIKTNHPKDPFATKSVV is encoded by the exons ATGAATCTGATAAACATGGACGCGGAGAACCGCGTGGTTCTTAACGTGGGTGGGATACGGCATGAAACATATAAGGCAACCTTGAAGAAGATCCCGGCGACGAGGCTCTCGAGATTGACTGAAGCCCTCGCGAACTACGATCCGATCCTCAACGAATACTTCTTCGATAGGCATCCAGGAGTCTTCGCTCAGGTTCTCAACTATTATCGCACTGGAAAGCTCCATTATCCCACGGACGTCTGCGGGCCACTTTTCGAAGAAGAACTCGACTTTTGGGGTCTCGACTCCAATCAAGTCGAACCTTGTTGTTGGATGACATATACCCAG CATCGGGACACGCAGGAAACGCTGACGGTCCTGGACAGGTTGGATTTGGACACGGAGAAGCCGACGGATGAAGAACTGGCCAGAAAGTTTGGCTTCGAGGAAGCCTATTACGAGGGCACTCTCACCTGGTGGCAAAAACTCAAGCCTCAAATGTGGTCACTCTTCGACGAACCGTACTCCTCTCCTGCCGCCAAG GTAATCAGCATAGTTTCGGTCTTCTTCATCTGCGTCTCCATACTATCATTCTGCCTGAAGACTCATCCTGACATGCGAGTGCCAGTGATAGTGAATCGGCCGGTGAAAGCGGGCAACATGACGTCTTGGGTGCTCGACAAAACGCGCACGAACGCCCACGACGTCTTCTTCTACATCGAGTGTGTCTGCAACGCTTGGTTTACCCTGGAGTTCCTTATACGGATAACAGCAAGTCCAAATCGTTGCGTCTTTATAAAAAGTTCGGTCAATTTGATCGACATGGTGGCAACATTGAGTTTCTACCTTGACTTGGCATTGCAACGATTCGCATCCCATCTGGAAAACGCGGACTTTCTTGAATTCTTGAGCATCATACGTATAATGAGGCTGTTTAAGCTCACCCGTCATTCATCCGGCCTGAAGATTTTGATCCAAACGTTCCGTGCCTCGGCAAAGGAACTGACCCTGCTGGTATTCTTTCTTGTCCTCGGCATCGTGATATTTGCAAGTCTGGTGTACTACGCCGAGAGGACCCAATCAAATCCAGAGAATGACTTTAAGAGCATACCTCTCGGCTTATGGTGGGCTCTTGTGACGATGACCACGGTTGGTTACGGGGACATGGTACCGAAGACATATGTGGGAATGTTCGTAGGCGCGCTATGTGCCCTGGCCGGTGTCCTCACGATCGCCCTGCCGGTGCCCGTGATCGTCAGCAACTTTGCGATGTATTACAGTCACACGCAGGCGCGAGCCAAGCTACCAAAGAAGAGACGTCGTGTCTTACCCGTCGAACAACCAAGGGTCAGGGCGCCAGGCGCGCCTCCCGGTGTTGGACCAACTGGCATTGGTGCTACTGGTGTTGGTGGAACCGTTGGTGGACCTCCTGGAATTGGAGGACATGGACCGGTCAGCCAACACACCACGACCGGTGGGGGCCCTCCGTCCTCTGGCGTTACGCATGGACAGCAACCAGCTGGTGGTTGCCCTCCTCCTCATCAGGGGCCTCAGAACCGTAGGATGAACGCCATCAAGACCAATCATCCCAAGGATCCCTTCGCTACCAAATCAG TCGTGTAG